Part of the Paenibacillus aurantius genome, GTTTGAAGCAATTCTTAAATACTGATTCATTGGCATTATATCTTGAGGAGGTAAAGCCCATTCATCCGTCTCCATTGGTTCTGCTTTACGGTATATTCCATTGACGGCGTATGTTTCAAACTCCTCCGGTTCAAGTACAAGCTTTTTAAGTGCTCTGTACCAGTGGCCTGTAGCAACTACAATATCGAAATCTTTGGAAAATAGCTCTGGATTCATAGGTACAATTGTACCGTATACCACTACCTTTGCATTGCCTGTCTGTCGTATCAAATTTCTTAACTTTATAGCTGCTCTTACGGTATATGCTTCTAAAGGGATGCAGACGTAGTCACTTTCGTTAAATAATTTCGAAATTTCTTTTTTCAACATTTGAGTTACGCTTAAATCAACAATATGCACATTAGCATAGTTCCTCATATATCCTGCAGTTTCGCACAAATATACTATGTGTTTGAAAAGACTAGTTGGATTCCATGGTTCTTGCGGCCACACGAAAGTAAGCGTTGGAGTTTTCGTCATTTTAGTATCACTTAACCTCATTGTTTCAATCATTTGTAATCCTCCCATTTTATCTTTTTTGTAAGATTATTAGATGGTTCTTATAAAAGTTATATCTTTCTGCACTGACTTCCTCCAGGTACGGTCCACCTGAAAAATAATCAACAACTCTTACTCGTTTATTCAATTTAAAATAATTCAACATCTCAGCACCGTCAGGAAAATCCCTGCGACTAATAGGTCTATTTTCTTTCCAACCAAGCAGGTCGGAGATTAATATAAAGCCATCCTGTCGAGTTACATCGATTAATTTTTCAGAAACCCTCTTCGGATTGACGGTTAGATTTAAAGCATGATTCGAGACAATTAAATCATAAAAACCATCCTCGTTATCCCATTGAATATCGTTCAAGTCATTAACCTTAAAAAATATGTTGTTATTTGCTTTAGATGTAATAGTCATAACTTCAGTATCACTATAATCCTCTCCAACTTCCCATATATCTCTAAAAATACGATAAGGTATTCGAACATCTTCTCCGCTGCATATAAGCTTCCATGCGAAAAAAAGGTTAAATATTGAGTAGTCAATTAAATCAATTTTTGAGTTTGTAAAAATACTGGATAATTCATAGGCTAATCTTGAGGGGCCACTGCCGGCATCTAAAATTGAAATTGACTTCTCAATATTTCTATGCATGTAACGTAAAATCTCAGCGATGAATGAGGAGTACACTCCATCAGTATAGGATTGTTTATGTTGACTATATCTTGAATATTGATACCTAATTAACCGATAGGCTTCAGTAATGTTGAGATATTTTAGAGCTTTACTATCACCTGAAAAACTTTTTATACTCTCCTCATTGGCGTCAGGGAAAATAATTTCCCCGAGGCAGAGACGGATTTCATTGAGATACTCGTTTGTAATCTGGAAGTAGCGATGATTTATATTTGTGTTACATTCTTTTTGCGTTCTCATAAGATAATTAGAAATATGATTTATGTATTCGACCTTCCTATCGTCAGGAAGACATAATTCAATCTTCATCTCTTCACGTCCTAACAGATTTATGCAATAAAATTATGAATGTTGAATTCAGGAAACCATATTTTAATTTCTCGAATTGCATTAGACAACGAATCCGCACTATGTATTAAATTTCTGCAGCTTCTATTTTCTTTCTCTGCTTGTAAAAAAGAATCCATTCCCCATTTTCCACGGATCGATTCTTTACTGGATAAACTTGGATCTGTTGATCCGATTAGTTTTCTTACTCGATTGATAGCATTGTCTCCTTTGATAATAGCTAAAACTACTGTTTTATCCACATAGTACTCTCGTAATCTCTTTTCAATATCATTATTAGCAATTAGGTGTTCTTGATAGTGTTTGAAAATTAGATCTGACGAGGCGATCCTTTCACTAATGAAACAAACACATAATCCTTCTTCAAAAATCACATTCAAAATAGGGTAAATTAATTTACGTTCCACTGCATCTGGCTTGATCATTATGAATGTAAGCATTACAATTCACCAAATTCATATAAAATATTTTATGCAAATGAAATTTATAAAAAACTAAGATCAAAACTAACGCTTCATTCCTTCAACAAATTTTTTCAATAAAATAGATCCGTCAACTAAATTTTTCTGAAAGATAAAACAGGCACGGGAAGCAATTAATAACAGATCTCATTCCTTCCCTAATTTTAACTCGCCTCATATTCGCAAGAATGAGAACTAATATAATTTTTATTATAATCCCCCTTTTATAACCAAAAAATCAAAAACCTGTATAGAATAGATAGAACAAGTATCGTACATATATGATTATATTTTACATTTATAAGTATATCAAGAATTTTATTACTTGAAGTGTAAAAAAAAGGATGGATCAATTGGTAACCTGTCCAAATCTATTTGCTACACAGCACATCAGTCAGCAGGCTTTACGATTCTTGTGGAGATAAATTAGAGTGGGGGCGGTACAATGTGCCAATTTGTACTTCTAAAGGTTAATTACCGTCGTTTGATGGAACATAGCCTTGATGGGCCAGGTTCATTATCACTTCCTAATCATCGTGAAGCAATTGATTAATGATGTTCGGATGCCACTGGGTCCACACTTGGTATATGAAAACTTATACTGCGGACAAGACCGATTCTTACTTGATCCATTTAGTATTACTTCTTTGAGAAAATAAAAAGGCTGCCGGGAATAACTCCCGCAACCTTCTCCTTCGATTTCGTGTTAGATACATACGTTTGACCTCATCCCCTTAAGAGTCATATCATCAAAATGTCTTTCCCCACTTAGCAAGATCCGAGATAACGCGACACCATCAAGAAGCTCGTACTGCGTAAGTAGCAGCTGCAGTTCCATCTTGGCCAGTTCCTTGCCTTGTTCAATGCCTAAAGAGCGGCTTGCAGTCTCTCTAAGGTTCAGATACTCGTCTGGTACGTGGACGATCTCAGCCGGCGGAGGTTTGAGCTTAATAAGCTGTATCGCCGATTTGCATCCCCAATCCTTGAACACCGTCAGGAACTCGGGAAAGTAGCGGTCCAGCAAGTTATGCATGCGCCCTTGCACCACGCGCAGGTCGGTCGACAGATGGTCGCGAATCTTCGTCGCCTCTCGCAGTTCGGCGTAAACGTCCTGCGGCAGGCTGGGTACGGCGTACCGTTCGTCTTTGACCAGTTGGGCAATGACGCGTGCATCCTTGACGTCATTCTTCGTCGGTGAATTGTCGTTGAGCTCTTTCGTCCGCTTCACATGCAGCGGATTTACCACACCACACGTAATATCTTGCCG contains:
- a CDS encoding methyltransferase domain-containing protein, translated to MKIELCLPDDRKVEYINHISNYLMRTQKECNTNINHRYFQITNEYLNEIRLCLGEIIFPDANEESIKSFSGDSKALKYLNITEAYRLIRYQYSRYSQHKQSYTDGVYSSFIAEILRYMHRNIEKSISILDAGSGPSRLAYELSSIFTNSKIDLIDYSIFNLFFAWKLICSGEDVRIPYRIFRDIWEVGEDYSDTEVMTITSKANNNIFFKVNDLNDIQWDNEDGFYDLIVSNHALNLTVNPKRVSEKLIDVTRQDGFILISDLLGWKENRPISRRDFPDGAEMLNYFKLNKRVRVVDYFSGGPYLEEVSAERYNFYKNHLIILQKR
- a CDS encoding nucleoside-diphosphate kinase; its protein translation is MIKPDAVERKLIYPILNVIFEEGLCVCFISERIASSDLIFKHYQEHLIANNDIEKRLREYYVDKTVVLAIIKGDNAINRVRKLIGSTDPSLSSKESIRGKWGMDSFLQAEKENRSCRNLIHSADSLSNAIREIKIWFPEFNIHNFIA